taataattggaagaatcacattttctttcagtccaaggggaagcttctgctttccttggcaaacacctgtccttcaaaccaggacagggaGGAACTGGTGTCTTCTCATGGGCGCCATTCGGAgggacagcaggcacagccagggcacacAAATCTcattgctgctgccaggggtgGTCCCAGCCCCCCAAGGATTTGGTCACCCCCACTGCAGCTCTCCTACCCTAACACAGACCTGTGCTGGTTCCCTGGCAGACTTTTCCAAtgccccatttccccagctccctctgaccCTGGGAGCTCCCAGAGCTTTACTGATGTCCCTCTGGCCTCCCTCTCTGTCACTTCAAacctccacctctgctcacaAGAACTGCCCCTGCAGAGACCAAGAATGGCTCAGGAAGCATCCTGAACATACAAGTCAGGGAAGTAACTTATATACATTGAAATGCCAAGGGAACAAACTTTCTGAAagtctttttatttcaatacAAAAGGGAGATATTAATGCATTTATGgtaagagaaataatacaggaTTTTACAAATGACACTGCAATAGTagaaaaagaatcagaaaacaGACCaacaaaaatttgggaaaatgcatttaaaaggcTAAGCTTGTAATGCTCAGCAGTACAAGAGAGATAgtttattatttctgaattgATCCAATCATCAGTTTCCTCAGGgcatccttgagctcctggttcctcaggctgtagatgagggggttcagggctggaggcaccactgagtacagaactgacagggccagatccagggatggggaggagatggaggggggcttcaggtagctAAATGTGGCAGTGGTGATAAACAGAGacaccacagccaggtgagggaggcaggtggaaaaggctttgtgccgtccctgctcagaggggatcctcagcacagccctgaagatctgcacataggagaaaacaatgaacacaaaacagccaaGTCCTAAACAGACACCAACAGCAatgagcccaagttccctgaggtaggagtgtgagcaggagagtttgaggatctgtgggatttcacagaagaactggcccagggcattgccatggcacaggggcagggaaaatgtattggctgtgtgcagcagagcattgagaaaggcactggcccaggcagctgctgccatgtgggcacaagctctgctgcccaggagggtcccgtagtgcaggggtttgcagatggacacgtagcggtcgtagctcatgatggtcaggagggacagctctgctgacaagaagaacacaaagaaaaacagctgagcagcacatgcagagtaggagatgttgttggtgtgccagagggaattgtgcatggctttggggacagtggtgcagatggagcccaggtcagtgagggccaggttgagcaggaagaagaacatgggggtgtgcaggtggtggccgcaggctacggcgctgatgatgaggccgttggccaggagggcagccagggagatgcccaggaagaggcagaagtgcaggagctgcagctgccgcgtgtctgccaatgccagcaggaggaagtgcctgatggagctgctgttggacatttgctgtgtcttggcatggggatctgtaagaacagtaataatggaatagtttggtttggagatgacttgaaatatcccagcccagcttggtgtcactttccccccactgcctgcccagggctctgctgcctggagctctccctgccagctgctgcttccctgtgcccagggctgggccctgccagtgctgccagagcccagcccagccctgggggctcagctctgccctgcagacccctcccagcacaggccactgccagggccagctctgcctctgcaggctctgatggcaaagtcagagcaaccCTGAGGAGGTTGGAAAAACAACACTGATGGTGCCTGTAAGGGACCAtgtgctgatttctttcttttcctggtttATTCAGACCTGAGAGGAATTGTTCTTATTGTTCTCAACCTGAACACACATATGAATATCAATGTTCAATTTTCCATCTAGGCAACCCTGAAcagtagattataaaatcaggattttcccttttatgcagcccctgacttgctgtgctccctttataatctatttggaaatgttctgtagttaaatgtcatgctgggagcagtcctgatcaatgcaccatcctcaccgcacaaggagaacacttccaagtctcaccagctgtctccctccacccagaccttgtcccccagtgctgtcagcagctcccagggctggctgagagctgtccctggcaggcagcagagtccctgcccagcacagcaccctgggctgcaggaccctgctctgcaggacagccctgggcacccctggctgctctacaggagagagaatcagagaatgtactcacagagtctgtgggcattgggatgttccagctttaggagatccctgcaggagctgcagctgcattgtcctgcagccagaggcttcctgtgtccagggctgggagtgattctgccccaggcacttgtgagcatcttcccagccctgacggATTGAAGATCTCTTTGCGGTGCCTGGGATGGCTACAGGCCATGCCCTCAGCCCTGcggggctgggagaagagctgcaaatcagcagaaaggtctttttgaagcttttcatggttgccaggagctgcctctgtgccaggagcccagcccagctcactagcagagacacagcacaaggactttaatgaccctCTTGAGGCTTTGatgctgtttacatcagacaCGGTCCCCCATATTGTGCttaaaatcttcacaaaaacccaaagtgatattcaaactgcaaagtttcttgaagttttaaCAGACTCCAGTAAGGAACACAACTGAGAAAATGTCCCCatgttccagttagagcagaacactggaggcagtgatgacagttGCGggcaaacaagggaaaggtgtctctgatgctgagcaaacctggatgtgtctcagcaatgccaagggccaagggctgagccccagcccctggcaaggcagatcctgtccctccctccttgctcagggctcttcccggggcactgggctctggggatgtgcaatgccaagggcagcaccatggggcggcccctgccaggctgctgagcagggacaaggaggcagtgaggccccagcacagcaaggctcacttgtcccctgctggccaagggcccagggccagcagccatggccaaagtgctgcagcacttggctctggcagggcctttcagctgctgcccatccctgtgccctctgcagcccaggctgtcctacggtgtccatgccctgcccctctgtccctgcaggctgtcctcatcccccggctgccccacctggctggccccttcctttgctgacagctctgcgtcctgcctgcctctgcctgcacacacaaagccttgggctgctccagactccttctggatGCCAGGTTTCactacagccctgccctgcgAGTGAAATTTCCTTaaccttgggtccagtctgaaccatcccagctgctcttggcatcaattctttctttttttctcaggctgttttcaaCTATGTCCAAAGGATCCCCTATCTATGAAACCTCCCTtcaatccctccctgggctctcttctgtcctcagtctccactccactgaacacagagctcctttgtccttaTACATTGGTCATGTtcttgcagcctccaaacccaaacttgGGAGATTCACTGAATTCTTAGAATTCACAAAACTCACAGAATGagtgggttggaagagaccttcaagaacatcaaatccaacccatgccctaacacctcaacttgaCCATAGTCACAAGTTCCatattcagacttttttttaacatccaTGGGTgttgactccaccacctctccaggcagaccattccagtacttttatcactctttccgtGAAAAACTCTTTTCCTAGTATCCAGCCAATTGTTCCCTTTAAACAatttgagactgtgtcctcttgttctgtcagttgctgcctggtgatCTCTGGGCCCTCTCCATGTTGTTGGCAAATGAAAagattctgctcatagtctaaGGAAATCACCAGAGAACAAGGCAGCCAAGCCTGTCTGTCCCAGCTACTTTTGTCTAGTCCCAGTTCTTGgacagatgtaattttggaggtggAATCCAGATTTGGCATTGGCAGCTTGGTAAGGAGGGCAgttcttttccactggaaggaaagcactgagtcccagtgtgTGGTGGTAGATGGGAGACAGccctcaggaggccaaggctagcctgagctgtctgtcctggcagattttggctgggagcaACCCTTGTATATGAAGAACTTTTCATGGGGATTGACAATTCCAGCCCCGGGCACCTGGAAAAGGGGATGGTTCTGttccacaggaaggaaagcccagagccccagtgttccaggggctgatgagaggcagcccatGACATGCCAGGATCAGCTGGACTGTGCAGGTGGCCCCCAGGAGGCCAAACCATCCCCACCCATTCCATGTCCATtcctttacaaatccatttctcacaAATATCAATCACACAATGCTGCAATGACGTCTGCTCTAGAGAGAACAGtaataaaacacacatttttaaataggAATGGAGATTTCTAAGAAGCTCTTTGACACATTTCTCCATAACTGGAGTTGAAAACCTTCCTAATCAATTGCACTAGACCAGAGGGAATTCAAGGCAGAACCGTGCTTTGataggaaacctctcaagaatTCAGTCATAATCAAACTCCAAAGTCTCTGATACTGTtcatgggtcccactgagggacacaactgagaaagtgtctTCAGGTTCCAGCTAGAGGTGGAAATTGGATGCAGAGATGTCAAGTtgtgtgggaaatgcaggcatgGAGAGCTCTCAGGGCCTTGTTCATACAGGCTGAGAGATAGAGATGGATCCAAGGTTTGACCTAAGACCTTGGAGTAAGCTTGAAGTACTAGAGTGCTGAAAGTAAAATAGACATGAATCAAGAATATAAGTTTGCAATTTAagtagaaatatgttttaagcaaacagatATGTATTATGTAAGCAAAGCATTATGTTAAGTGAGATCTTAAAAGATTTTCAAGTTTAGCAGTAGAAGCTGTAATAAAGGTAGCTAGAAGTTTAAGGTGTATCAGTATAAGTGTGTGAAGTGTTATATGATTGGTTGAAAAATGATGCGTTGCAGCAGAGCCAtgggaagcaaagcaaataatgaCTGGTGTAAAAAGACAGTAGCAAAGTTCCTAGAAGTATTGGATTGGCTAAAAGCTTACATAAGTCATTATAACTAAGAATGAAGCAGCTCCTGATATTATGGCATTGGAGCTAAGATTTTTTATGTCTCAGCCTTCTTTGAGACTGCTGCCACGAGGCAATAAACCATGTTTTGCAATGTCTCTCTCTTGCCCCATCATTTACAGTAATCATCTCCTGGTAGGGATTATTTGTCCATCAGATGTGCCGATTGAAATCAATAAGGATTTCAAGACACCAAATCTACCCCATTAAAATCAATAGGGATTTAGGGACACCAAATGTACCCAATTCAAGTCAATGGGATTTAGGGACACCAGGTCTATCCATTAAAGTCAATGGGGATTTTGCCAAAACCTGGTGCTAAAATGGGTAAATTTGGGTAAATCTGGGAGACATCTTGgtctgaattctgtgaatttctgCTCCAGGTTGACAGTGCTGATTCCTTCGAAGTTGTTTATGAATTCCTGGAAGCCAGTCCCAAATGCCTGATGCCACACCTGTGGCtcatgctggagctgttcctccaGGTAAGTgggaaaatttccattttcagccTCAAGTGTGGGAATTGCTATCAGAAAATTGGGGTTTTtagcagcaaatattttgggACATCAAGTCTGCCATTTGAGGTAGTTGGGGATCGAACGACATCAGGTCTACCCCACTGAAATAAAAGACTGGCAGGATACCAGGTCTACCACATTGAACGCAATAGGAATGTAGAGAGACCAGGTCTACCTATTAAAGTCAATAGGGATTTAGGGAAGCCAGGTCTACCCAGAAAAAGCAATGAGGATTTTGGGATACCTGTTTTAGGAGGCCCCAGGGTTTTTCTGTGATCCAGGTGTCCAAGGGGTACCCAGATGTAtccaggtgatttttggggggatccaGGAGATTTTTGATGCCCCTAGGTGTCCCGATTCACCTTGATGGGCTGGGAAAAGATCACAGCCACTACTGCATTGTGGCAGCTGATGTGGACACAGATGACCCTTGGTGTTGGGGGCCTGTCAGAGGGCACCCTAACATTCAGGGGGTCCCCCCAAACTCCAGGTGAAGGCctctggggtgggagggagcccCGAGTTACCTCGGGAGAGGATGCAGTGCAGGTACACTCAGGTGCTTTGTTCTGTGGGGTCGGTGAAGACGGCgttctgcaccagctccagctctcgCAGGGGCAAAgagggcaccccaaaatctcaggggGGAAGCGAGGTCAACCAAATTCATGTGCATAAAACCTCTATAACCCACAAAGGAAGTTCTgggtatgtattttatatagtGCTGAGGTGCATGTGGGATAGCTGCTCCAGAAACGCGCACACCTTCAGTGACCTGTGCCTCTCCTTTTATTCTCTACACATTAGGACTGCACAGTGCACCTAATACACATTCAATTCATAACTCCACCTGTCCCTGCTTTGTATTAATATTAGCTCCACACCTCTTTGCAACTGCCCACTGCTCTTTGTTGGTCGCTCTGGTGGTCGTCTGGGGGTCCTTAGGATGAAGTAAACccttctttgtgtgtgtgtgtattagTCTTTGGGGTCTTTCCAGACCTTGGTACCAGTCTTTGCTGGCTCAGGGGTCTAAGGCTCTAAGGTCTAAGGTCTCACTTATCTGGAAGGCAACTCGATCTTCCACCTTGTTTGCACATTCTTGCTCCTCTGTCTTAA
This region of Cinclus cinclus unplaced genomic scaffold, bCinCin1.1 SCAFFOLD_32, whole genome shotgun sequence genomic DNA includes:
- the LOC134057249 gene encoding olfactory receptor 14J1-like, yielding SLLTIMSYDRYVSICKPLHYGTLLGSRACAHMAAAAWASAFLNALLHTANTFSLPLCHGNALGQFFCEIPQILKLSCSHSYLRELGLIAVGVCLGLGCFVFIVFSYVQIFRAVLRIPSEQGRHKAFSTCLPHLAVVSLFITTATFSYLKPPSISSPSLDLALSVLYSVVPPALNPLIYSLRNQELKDALRKLMIGSIQK